A section of the Zygosaccharomyces rouxii strain CBS732 chromosome B complete sequence genome encodes:
- the FAS1 gene encoding tetrafunctional fatty acid synthase subunit FAS1 (highly similar to uniprot|P07149 Saccharomyces cerevisiae YKL182W FAS1 Beta subunit of fatty acid synthetase which catalyzes the synthesis of long-chain saturated fatty acids contains acetyltransacylase dehydratase enoyl reductase malonyl transacylase and palmitoyl transacylase activities), which produces MSPPMTGSTRPLVLSHGSLEHVLLVPTQSFFSAHELHDQFKKTLPEPTESFASDAEPSSPTELLGKFLGFLAEFASVQESHYGPVLNVALTEFENSYLKGNDVHSVAANLVKDQDVYPTTLSKAKELVRNYVAAKVESHRPFEKSQSALFKSSSQGESQIAAIFGGQGNTDDYFEELRELYQTYRPLIGDIIKFAAETLGELVTSTLDTEKVFTQGFNVLEWLENPSKTPDTDYLLSIPISCPLIGVIQLVHYATTARLLGFTPGELRSYLVAATGHSQGLATAVAIAEADSWESFFLSFKKAISLLFFIGVHCYLAYPNTSLPPSVLQDSVENNEGTPSPMLAISNLTKEQVQDYVDRTNSHLPSEKHIVLSLINGARNLVVTGPPQSLYGLNLSLRKAKAPSGLDQARIPHGERKLKFFNRFLPVASPFHSHLLSPAKSSIDEDLARYSIEFSQSALNIPVYDTFTGEDMRHQKGSIAQRITECIITLPVKWELTTRFNSTHILDFGPGGSSGLGVLTHRNKDGTGVRIIVAGTLDNNVEDEFGFKQEIFDVTANGVKRNANWLKEFHPKLVRNKSGQVFVDTKFSKLLGRPPLLVPGMTPTTVSPDFVAATVNAGYQIELAGGGYFAPDHMTRAIDHVVNNIKKGYSLGINLIYVNPRMLQWGIPLIKELREKGYPIQYLTIGAGVPSLEVATEYIETLHLRHLDLKPGSVDAISQVINIAAAHPNFPIVLQWTGGRGGGHHSFEDFHAPILQMYSKIRRHHNIILIAGSGFGSDEDTYPYLTGEWSKKFDYPPMPFDGVLFGSRVMIAKEAKTSLAAKELISSCSGVRDEQWQQTYKKPAGGIVTVRSEMGEPIHKIATRGVMLWKELDDTVFNVPKNKLQGVLDSKRDYIISKLNADCQKPWFPTVNGEVRDLTNMTYEQVVKRLVELMFIRSTNSWIDVTLRNFTGDFLRRVEERFTKVKAHSIVQSYAALDQPDKVVEDVFAAYPAATEQYLNAQDIDFFLNLCQRPVQKPVPFVPVLDHRFEFFFKKDSLWQSEHLESVVDEDVQRTCILHGPVAAQFTNKVNEPIKDILDNIHHGHIKKLLEANYDGQESNIPEVEYFGGQSPNPDTQSPQIVAERTTDGKEVFKADASTDADAWFRSLAGKEKNWRNAFFSVAEYVQDSCFAENAAKKVFKPADGVVVEVAHPNDALKTVVTMLESIQGEWKKVAVLKLAENSLIQLELIENRTRDGTPVSLPLLYKYQPEDGFAPISEVMEGRNNRIKELYWKLWLDEPLDLNFDPRKVIKGSKDVKITRSGIQEFAHAIGNTCEDFVPRSGKKLLAPMDYAIVLGWRVIIKAIFPEAVDGDLLKLVHMSNGYRMIPGAKPLKEGDVISSSAMVQSVVNLPTGKRVEVVGTLTREGKPVMEVTSSFFYRGKYTDFQNTFQKTVEPVYQVHIKSPRDIAVLRSKEWFQLDDEEVNLLGKVLTFTTETEVTFKNANVFSSVRCSGSIKMELPTTENVEIGIVDYEAGESYGNPVVEYLKRNGSTLEQKINLENAIPMGVLELQSPSTNEPYARVSGDLNPIHVSRHIANYANLPGTITHGMYTSAAVRALIENWAADSVSSRVRGYSCDFTSMVLPNTTLSVSIQHVGMINGRKLVKFETKDQDDVTVLTGEAEVEQPVSAFVFTGQGSQEQGMGMDLYQTSEVARRVWDRADNHFKETYGFSILDIVRNNPTELTIHFGGEKGRRIRNNYSSMIFESIVDGQLKTEKIFKEVKENSSSFTFKASSGLLSATQFTQPALTLMEKASFEDLKSKGLIPSDASFAGHSLGEYAALASLADVMSIESLVEIVFYRGMTMQVAVPRDELGRSNYSMMAVNPGRVSSTFTQRALQFVVEKVGQRTGWLVEIVNYNVENQQYVAAGDLRALDTLSNVLNFIKLQKIDIEKLQATLSIEKVEEHLYEIIDEISKKSEAKPQPISLERGFACIPLRGISVPFHSSYLRNGVKPFKNFLKKNVKKENVRPERLVGKYIPNLTAKPFAITKEYFQNVYELTGSEQIKEVLDNWEKYEN; this is translated from the coding sequence ATGTCTCCTCCAATGACAGGTTCAACAAGGCCGTTGGTTTTATCCCACGGTTCATTAGAGCACGTTCTGTTAGTGCCCACACAGTCGTTCTTCTCTGCGCATGAACTACATGATCAGTTTAAAAAGACTCTTCCCGAGCCAACTGAAAGTTTCGCATCAGATGCTGAACCATCATCCCCAACGGAATTGTTGGGTAAATTCTTAGGATTCTTGGCAGAATTTGCATCAGTACAAGAATCTCATTATGGACCAGTTCTAAACGTTGCATTGacagaatttgaaaatagtTATTTGAAAGGTAATGATGTTCATTCTGTTGCTGCTAATCTAGTTAAGGATCAAGATGTTTATCCAACGACTTTATCGAAGGCTAAGGAGCTGGTAAGGAATTACGTTGCTGCCAAAGTCGAATCTCATAgaccttttgaaaaatcacAATCTgcacttttcaaatcatcatccCAAGGTGAATCTCAAATAGCAGCAATCTTTGGTGGTCAAGGTAACACAGATGAttattttgaagaactaCGTGAGTTATATCAAACTTACCGTCCATTGATTGGTGATATTATCAAATTCGCAGCAGAAACTTTGGGTGAATTGGTTACATCAACTTTGGACACTGAAAAAGTTTTCACTCAAGGGTTTAACGTTCTTGAATGGTTAGAAAACCCATCAAAGACCCCTGATACCGATTATTTGctttcaattccaatttcatGTCCATTAATTGGTGTAATTCAATTAGTTCACTATGCAACAACCGCTAGATTGTTAGGTTTCACTCCAGGTGAGTTGAGATCTTACTTGGTTGCAGCTACTGGTCATTCTCAAGGTTTAGCTACTGCTGTTGCCATTGCAGAAGCCGATTCCTGGGAATCTTTCTTCCTATCTTTTAAGAAAGCAATTTCATTACTGTTCTTTATCGGTGTCCACTGTTATTTGGCTTATCCAAATacttcattaccaccatctgTTCTACAAGATTCTGTGGAGAATAACGAAGGTACTCCATCCCCCATGTTAGCAATTTCTAACTTAACAAAGGAACAGGTTCAAGACTATGTTGATAGAACTAACTCTCACTTGCCAAGTGAGAAGCACATTGTACTTTCATTGATTAACGGTGCAAGAAACTTGGTGGTTACAGGTCCACCACAATCTCTATACGGGTTGAATTTAAGTTTGCGTAAGGCTAAGGCCCCATCAGGTTTAGACCAGGCAAGAATTCCTCACGGTGAGAGAAAAttaaaattcttcaacCGTTTCTTACCAGTGGCATCTCCATTccattctcatcttctatCACCAGCTAAATCGtctattgatgaagatttggcTCGTTACTCCATTGAATTTAGTCAATCAGCTCTAAATATTCCAGTTTATGACACTTTCACCGGAGAAGATATGAGACACCAAAAGGGTTCTATTGCCCAAAGAATTACCGAATGTATCATTACTTTACCAGTCAAATGGGAGTTAACCACTAGATTCAATTCTACTCACATTCTAGATTTCGGACCAGGTGGTTCATCTGGTCTAGGTGTTTTAACCCATAGAAATAAGGATGGTACTGGTGTTCGTATCATTGTCGCTGGTACTCTAGATAACAATGTCGAAGACGAATTTGGCTTCAAGCAAGAAATTTTCGACGTTACCGCTAACGGTGTAAAGAGAAATGCTAATTGGCTCAAAGAGTTCCACCCTAAATTGGTCAGAAACAAATCTGGTCAAGTTTTTGTCGATACCAAATTCTCTAAATTGTTAGGTAGACCACCATTGTTGGTACCAGGTATGACACCAACCACCGTCTCACCTGATTTCGTTGCAGCTACCGTTAACGCTGGTTatcaaattgaattggCTGGTGGTGGTTACTTCGCACCTGATCACATGACTCGTGCCATCGACCATGTTGTTAACAACATCAAGAAGGGTTACTCACTGGGTATTAATTTAATCTATGTCAACCCTAGAATGTTACAATGGGGTATTCCATTGATTAAAGAGTTGAGAGAAAAGGGTTACCCAATTCAATATCTAACCATTGGTGCAGGTGTTCCATCTTTGGAAGTTGCCACTGAATACATTGAGACTCTACATTTGAgacatttggatttgaaaccaGGTTCTGTCGATGCTATTTCTCAAGTGATTAACATTGCTGCAGCTCACCCTAACTTCCCTATCGTCTTGCAATGGACTGGTGGTAGAGGTGGTGGTCACCattcctttgaagatttccATGCACCAATTTTGCAAATGTACTCCAAGATCAGAAGACACCATAACATCATCTTAATTGCTGGTTCTGGATTTGgttctgatgaagataccTATCCATACTTAACCGGTGAATGGTCCAAGAAATTCGACTATCCACCAATGCCATTCGATGGTGTCTTGTTTGGTTCTAGAGTTATGATTGCTAAGGAGGCAAAGACTTCTTTGGCCGCCAAGGAGTTGATTTCATCATGCTCTGGTGTCAGGGACGAACAATGGCAACAGACTTATAAGAAGCCAGCTGGTGGTATTGTCACTGTTCGCTCAGAAATGGGTGAACCAATTCACAAGATCGCTACTCGCGGTGTCATGTTATGGaaggaattggatgatACCGTCTTCAACGTGCCCAAGAACAAATTACAAGGTGTTCTGGACTCAAAGAGAGACTACATCATTAGTAAATTAAATGCTGATTGTCAAAAACCATGGTTCCCCACCGTCAATGGTGAAGTTCGTGATTTGACTAACATGACTTACGAACAGGTTGTCAAAAGATTGGTAGAATTGATGTTTATCAGATCCACCAATTCTTGGATCGATGTCACTTTGAGAAACTTCACTGGTGATTTCTTGCGTCGTGTGGAAGAACGTTTCACTAAGGTCAAGGCACATTCTATTGTTCAATCTTATGCCGCCTTGGATCAACCAGATAAGGTCGTTGAAGATGTCTTTGCTGCTTACCCTGCTGCTACAGAGCAGTACTTGAATGCACAGGAtattgatttcttcttgaactTATGTCAAAGACCTGTTCAAAAACCAGTTCCATTTGTCCCTGTCTTGGATCACAGATTcgaatttttcttcaagaaagaTTCCTTATGGCAAAGTGAACATTTGGAATCTGTGGTTGATGAAGACGTGCAAAGAACTTGTATCTTGCACGGTCCAGTCGCTGCtcaatttaccaacaaGGTTAACGAACCTATCAAGGATATCTTGGATAACATTCACCATGGTCAcatcaaaaaattgttagagGCTAATTACGATGGTCAAGAATCCAACATTCCTGAAGTGGAATACTTTGGTGGTCAATCACCTAACCCAGATACGCAATCTCCACAAATTGTTGCTGAAAGAACCACCGATGGTAAGGAAGTGTTCAAGGCCGATGCTTCTACTGACGCCGATGCTTGGTTTAGATCTCTAGCCGGTAAGGAAAAGAACTGGAGAAATGCATTTTTCTCCGTGGCAGAGTACGTCCAAGACTCTTGCTTTGCTGAAAATGCTGCAAAGAAAGTATTTAAACCAGCTGATGGTGTCGTCGTGGAGGTAGCTCATCCTAATGATGCATTAAAGACTGTAGTTACCATGTTGGAATCGATTCAAGGCGAATGGAAGAAGGTCGctgttttgaaattggctGAAAACAGTTTGATCCAATTGGAGTTAATTGAAAACAGAACCAGAGATGGTACTCCAGTTTCCTTGCCTCTATTGTACAAATATCAACCAGAAGATGGGTTTGCACCAATTTCTGAAGTCATGGAGGGTCGTAACAACCGTATCAAGGAATTATACTGGAAATTGTGGTTAGATGAAccattggatttgaacTTCGATCCTAGAAAGGTTATCAAAGGTAGTAAGGATGTCAAGATCACTCGCAGCGGTATCCAAGAATTCGCCCATGCCATTGGTAATACTTGCGAGGATTTCGTGCCTAGATCTGGTAAGAAGCTTTTGGCTCCAATGGATTATGCTATTGTCTTGGGTTGGAGAGTTATCATTAAGGCCATCTTCCCTGAGGCTGTCGATGGtgatttgttgaaattggttcacATGAGCAACGGTTACAGAATGATTCCTGGCGCTAAGCCATTAAAGGAAGGTGATGTGATTTCTAGTTCTGCAATGGTCCAATCTGTGGTCAATTTGCCTACTGGTAAGAGGGTTGAAGTTGTTGGTACTTTGACCAGAGAAGGTAAACCTGTCATGGAAGTTACCTCTTCATTCTTTTACAGAGGTAAATACACTGATTTCCAAAACACTTTCCAAAAAACTGTGGAACCAGTTTATCAAGTCCACATCAAATCTCCAAGAGACATTGCTGTTCTTCGTTCTAAGGAATGGTTCCAGTTGGACGACGAAGAAGTCAATCTATTGGGTAAGGTTTTGACTTTCACAACTGAAACTGAGGTTACTTTCAAGAATGCTAATGTTTTCTCCTCCGTTAGATGTTCTGGTTCCATCAAGATGGAATTGCCAACTACTGAAAATGTGGAGATCGGTATTGTCGATTACGAAGCTGGTGAATCCTATGGTAACCCTGTTGTTGAATACTTGAAGAGAAATGGTTCAACTCTAGAGCAAAAAATTAACCTAGAGAACGCTATCCCAATGGGTGTGTTAGAATTACAATCTCCAAGCACCAACGAACCATATGCCAGAGTCTCTGGTGATTTGAACCCTATCCATGTTTCCAGACACATCGCCAACTACGCTAACTTGCCTGGTACTATCACTCATGGTATGTACACATCAGCTGCTGTTCGTGCCTTGATTGAAAACTGGGCAGCTGACAGTGTCTCCTCTAGAGTTCGTGGTTATAGCTGTGATTTCACCAGTATGGTTTTGCCTAACACCACTTTGTCCGTTTCCATTCAGCACGTTGGTATGATCAACGGCCGTAAGTTGGTTAAATTCGAGACCAAGGACCAAGATGATGTTACCGTTTTGACTGGTGAAGCTGAAGTGGAACAACCTGTTTCTGCCTTTGTCTTCACTGGTCAAGGTTCTCAAGAACAAGGTATGGGTATGGATCTATATCAAACTTCCGAGGTTGCCAGAAGAGTTTGGGACAGAGCTGATAACCACTTTAAGGAGACTTACGGTTTCTCTATTTTAGATATTGTTAGAAACAACCCAACTGAGTTGACCATCCactttggtggtgaaaagggTAGAAGAATCAGAAACAACTACTCTTCGATGATTTTTGAATCCATTGTCGATGGTCAATTGAAGACTGAAAAGATCTTCAAGGAGGTTAAGGAGAActcttcttccttcacTTTCAAGGCTTCCTCTGGGTTGTTATCTGCAACTCAATTCACCCAACCAGCATTGACTTTAATGGAAAAGgcatcttttgaagatttgaaatctaAGGGTTTGATTCCATCTGACGCATCATTCGCTGGTCACTCTCTAGGTGAATACGCCGCTTTGGCTTCTTTGGCCGATGTCATGTCTATCGAATCTCTAGTGGAGATTGTTTTCTACAGAGGTATGACCATGCAAGTTGCTGTGCCTAGAGATGAGTTGGGTAGATCCAACTACAGTATGATGGCCGTTAACCCAGGTAGAGTTTCATCAACATTTACTCAACGTGCTTTACAATTCGTTGTCGAAAAGGTTGGCCAAAGAACCGGTTGGTTGGTTGAAATCGTCAACTACAATGTGGAGAACCAGCAATACGTGGCTGCAGGTGATTTGAGAGCATTGGACACTTTGAGCAATGTTTTgaacttcatcaaattacaaaagatcgatattgaaaaattgcaagCAACTTTATCGATAGAAAAGGTCGAAGAACACTTGTATGAAATCATCgatgaaatttccaagaaatctgAAGCTAAACCACAACCAATTTCCTTGGAAAGAGGTTTCGCTTGTATTCCATTGCGTGGTATTTCTGTTCCATTCCACTCTTCTTACTTGAGAAATGGTGTTAAGCCTTTCAAGAACttcttgaagaagaacgTTAAGAAGGAAAACGTTAGACCAGAAAGATTGGTTGGTAAGTACATTCCAAACTTGACTGCCAAGCCATTTGCTATTACCAAGGAATACTTCCAAAATGTTTACGAATTAACTGGCTCAGAACAAATTAAGGAGGTATTGGACAACTGggaaaaatatgaaaaCTAA
- the LOT5 gene encoding Lot5p (similar to uniprot|P34234 Saccharomyces cerevisiae YKL183W LOT5 Protein of unknown function gene expression increases in cultures shifted to a lower temperature), with translation MMHKGRPTSQLAIVKPTVENVISYNQYRRTQPMVNGVPMMNVPSSDAIVLFGGGRHILLGLLQFGKDDKKVEDVELFILSTGILLWFNQLGNGLEIPFESVVCHGSIKVSDTAPEGHRLELLLTLEKDKVLNQFFTGESQPSEPQETMTPDGLSPTLSSVELTLRPKYSMYDRHYNPDIENLFTFENFGVNRGDDMVDKCNEALALCLEMYKDPNYDANEDEGDEIEQDEDDAVGDENHAEAMFTSINDTWNRYANSGLADDLEC, from the coding sequence ATGATGCACAAGGGAAGGCCCACAAGTCAGCTAGCTATTGTGAAACCCACAGTGGAAAATGTTATTTCATACAATCAGTACAGAAGGACTCAGCCGATGGTAAATGGAGTGCCGATGATGAATGTTCCCAGTAGTGATGCCATCGTATTGTTTGGAGGAGGTCGACACATTTTACTCGGATTGCTACAATTTGGGaaagatgataaaaagGTAGAAGATGTCGAACTGTTCATATTGAGCACAGGAATACTACTTTGGTTTAATCAATTGGGGAATGGTCTAGAAATACCATTTGAAAGCGTGGTATGCCATGGATCCATTAAAGTATCTGATACTGCACCCGAGGGACACCGATTAGAATTACTCCTAACGTTGGAGAAGGATAAAGTTTTAAATCAGTTTTTCACTGGTGAAAGCCAGCCATCAGAACCACAAGAGACTATGACACCGGATGGATTATCGCCCACATTATCGAGTGTTGAATTAACTTTGAGGCCCAAATACAGCATGTATGATAGACATTACAACCCTGacattgaaaatttatttacatttgaaaatttcgGTGTAAATCGTGGCGATGATATGGTTGATAAGTGTAACGAAGCACTGGCCCTTTGTTTGGAAATGTATAAAGATCCAAATTACGATgctaatgaagatgaaggagATGAAATAGAACAAGATGAGGACGATGCTGTCGGTGATGAAAATCATGCAGAAGCCATGTTTACGAGTATTAATGACACTTGGAATAGATATGCAAATTCAGGTCTTGCTGACGATTTAGAATGCTGA
- the SPE1 gene encoding ornithine decarboxylase SPE1 (similar to uniprot|P08432 Saccharomyces cerevisiae YKL184W SPE1 Rate limiting step of polyamine biosynthesis pathway Ornithine decarboxylase), giving the protein MSRTDIELNLTPVDALKAPDTHAHSAKLSNKVADLPYEQPHDEIFAALKNRIEDINHDVCEPGDENSFFVCDIGEVGRLHKNWFRELPRVQPYYAVKCNPDAKVLRKLADLGVNFDCASKSEIEKVLAMGVNPERIIYANPCKASSFIRYAAGAKVLKSTFDNVEELHKIKKYHPDSQLLLRIATDDSTAQCRLSTKYGCEMEKVDTLLQCVKDLGLNLVGVSFHVGSGASDFTSLYTAVKDSRTVFDRAQDFGLSNLKLLDVGGGFQLESFHDSSAVLRSALDEFFPQGCGIDIIAEPGRYFAATTFTLAANVIAKRKLSSNESMLYINDGVYGNMNCILFDHQEPTPRTLYHNGEFYYYDFNSTSPRSFQKGFQYPQKVSIWGPTCDGLDCITKEYYIKHDLVPGDWIFFPSLGAYAASAATPFNGFEQNVDVLYIDTGSK; this is encoded by the coding sequence ATGTCGAGAACAGATATCGAGTTGAATTTGACACCTGTGGATGCTTTAAAAGCTCCTGATACCCATGCACATTCAGCTAAACTTAGTAACAAAGTTGCTGACCTCCCATATGAGCAACCACATGATGAGATTTTTGCAGCATTGAAGAACAGAATTGAAGACATCAATCATGATGTCTGCGAACCAGGTGATGAAAACTCATTCTTTGTCTGCGATATCGGTGAAGTGGGAAGATTACACAAGAATTGGTTTAGGGAATTACCCCGTGTTCAACCATACTACGCCGTCAAGTGTAATCCCGATGCGAAAGTTCTAAGGAAATTGGCGGATCTTGGTGTTAATTTCGACTGTGCATCAAAatcagaaattgaaaaagtgtTGGCGATGGGCGTTAATCCTGAACGTATTATCTATGCAAATCCATGCAAGGCTTCATCATTCATCCGGTATGCAGCTGGGGCTAAGGTTTTAAAGTCTACATTCGATaatgtggaagaattgcacaaaataaaaaaatatcacCCTGATTCACAACTACTACTGCGAATTGCTACAGATGATTCAACCGCACAATGTCGGCTTTCCACTAAATACGGTTGCGAAATGGAAAAAGTCGACACCCTTTTGCAATGTGTGAAGGATTTAGGATTAAACCTTGTTGGTGTTTCATTCCACGTTGGTTCAGGTGCATCGGATTTTACCAGTCTTTACACGGCGGTTAAAGATTCACGTACTGTGTTCGATAGGGCACAAGATTTCGGattatccaatttgaaGTTACTAGacgttggtggtggtttCCAACTTGAGTCGTTCCATGACTCAAGTGCAGTTCTAAGGAGCGCATTAGATGAGTTTTTCCCACAAGGATGTGGTATCGATATTATTGCAGAACCTGGTCGTTATTTTGCTGCTACTACTTTCACGCTAGCAGCTAACGTCATCGCTAAACGTAAACTATCATCAAACGAATCTATGCTTTACATCAATGATGGAGTTTACGGTAATATGAACTGCATACTTTTTGACCATCAGGAACCAACACCACGTACTCTGTACCATAACGGcgaattttattattacgATTTTAATTCTACCTCGCCGCGTTCCTTCCAAAAGGGTTTCCAATACCCTCAAAAAGTTTCCATTTGGGGGCCTACTTGTGACGGTTTAGATTGTATTACAAAGGAATATTACATTAAGCATGATCTAGTTCCTGGTGATTGGATTTTCTTCCCTAGTCTCGGGGCCTATGCTGCCTCTGCGGCTACACCATTCAATGGATTCGAGCAAAATGTTGACGTTTTATACATCGACACTGGATCAAAataa
- the ASH1 gene encoding DNA-binding transcription repressor ASH1 (weakly similar to uniprot|P34233 Saccharomyces cerevisiae YKL185W ASH1 Zinc-finger inhibitor of HO transcription mRNA is localized and translated in the distal tip of anaphase cells resulting in accumulation of Ash1p in daughter cell nuclei and inhibition of HO expression potential Cdc28p substrate): MSTAVNSYSISSPPPASVPPMPTSTASAGSDDRRRSAFDDLLLLPSFPSQFSNTQSYSCYSTRQLPPTLPTAGRPLGEEWQRKYSTAPASPHHHSYAVTPKNSPSVSKAQLATPVTVNRHGQDALPSLRHLQLLPDPRIQEYAYMYPDTSEFTPWWKRNLMHWCKSTNYHSYTKIVHEVSHDRTQLSALLRGTHSSTPQQNQQHQNEHQQYQFQQHQQQQHQYQHQQHVPSVLEPKDTFKELSNSASAPMTPPMSPGHDENLGSSNLPVEFTPFVSDKLVQTVKKELHTPSHRHRKTNSFRALQLKRLLDNRDVLSVNSRPSCDKFKVTKPTVNVANVTPATTTTAAAGFIPSQLPTPSRSNRSIGSAARQLALKMDARSSPSPTRIVDNLDSNYQSTPLNRSRSRSISPVRPATPPHGTQTSKYHRFSLESPQSPVVTSVKKSTFQGISAKTSPTRRPSTSSHGLRKCVSCHSSDSPCWRPSWSGRKQDQLCNSCGLRYKKTHTRCLNESCRKIPTKGELSIMKTNGVFKEQREAEEVAKGYRCLFCNGITQTEGLLETTTMRNA; the protein is encoded by the coding sequence ATGTCTACCGCTGTGAACAGCTATTCTATATcgtcaccaccacctgctTCAGTCCCTCCAATGCCAACTTCTACTGCTTCTGCTGGTTCGGATGACAGGAGAAGAAGCGCTTTTGACGACCTTTTACTTTTACCATCTTTCCCGTctcaattttccaatacTCAAAGTTATTCCTGTTATTCTACTAGGCAGTTGCCGCCAACGCTACCAACAGCGGGACGCCCATTGGGAGAAGAATGGCAACGGAAATACAGTACTGCTCCTGCATCACCTCATCATCATAGTTATGCGGTTACTCCCAAAAATTCACCATCTGTCTCTAAGGCTCAATTAGCAACACCAGTTACAGTTAATCGTCACGGACAAGATGCACTACCTTCTCTAAGACATTTACAACTATTACCAGATCCAAGAATTCAAGAATATGCATACATGTATCCTGATACTTCTGAATTTACACCATGGTGGAAGAGAAATCTAATGCATTGGTGTAAATCAACAAATTATCATTCTTATACAAAGATAGTCCATGAAGTTTCTCATGATAGGACTCAATTATCGGCACTTTTAAGAGGTACACATTCATCAACGCCACAACAAAACCAACAACATCAAAATGAACACCAGCAATATCAATTTCAgcaacatcaacaacagcaacatCAATATCAGCATCAACAACATGTCCCATCTGTTTTAGAACCAAAGGATacttttaaagaattatcaaATAGTGCTTCGGCACCAATGACGCCACCAATGAGCCCCGGtcatgatgaaaatttaggatcttccaatttaccagTTGAGTTTACGCCTTTTGTCAGTGATAAGTTGGTCCAAACGGTCAAAAAAGAGCTTCACACTCCAAGTCATCGCCATAGGAAGACAAATAGCTTTAGAGCTCTGCAATTAAAACGCCTCCTCGACAATCGTGATGTTTTATCGGTTAATTCGAGGCCTTCGTGTGACAAGTTTAAAGTGACGAAACCTACAGTCAATGTTGCAAACGTAACGCCAGCGACGACAACGACAGCAGCTGCTGGTTTCATTCCATCACAACTACCAACACCTTCGCGTAGTAATAGGTCGATAGGTAGTGCCGCTAGACAACTGGCGCTTAAGATGGATGCACGCAGTTCACCAAGTCCAACGAGAATCGTCGATAATTTAGATTCGAATTACCAATCTACTCCATTAAACAGATCTAGATCAAGATCAATCTCCCCAGTACGCCCTGCCACACCGCCACACGGAACACAAACTTCCAAATACCACAGGTTTTCACTAGAATCGCCTCAAAGTCCCGTTGTGACATCAGTTAAAAAGAGCACATTTCAAGGTATAAGCGCCAAGACCTCACCGACGAGAAGACCGAGTACGTCCAGTCACGGCTTAAGGAAATGTGTTTCTTGTCATTCTAGTGACTCACCATGCTGGAGACCATCGTGGTCAGGACGTAAACAAGACCAATTGTGTAACTCATGTGGATTAAGGTACAAGAAGACACATACGAGATGTTTGAACGAATCGTGCCGTAAAATTCCAACAAAGGGTGAATTGAGTATTATGAAGACTAATGGTGTATTTAAAGAGCAAagagaagctgaagaagtCGCAAAAGGTTACAGATGTCTATTTTGTAACGGTATAACACAGACTGAAGGTCTTTTAGAAACAACGACAATGAGAAATGCTTGA